In Nitrospinota bacterium, one genomic interval encodes:
- a CDS encoding MotA/TolQ/ExbB proton channel family protein gives MKNAIRVFFWTIILFGLTLTLSYAQEIESASKDSQWVIISLFKRGGITMYPIFFCSVLSLAICLERLFYLRKKRIVHPEFLENIQKYWYRHETNKAISTCQKYDISISKILRAGLLRFGHGFREIERAIEAAGQHETSLLVSNLRILGAIANLAPMLGLLGTVLGMIKAFNVISQSGTGNPGLVASGISEALITTAAGLMIGIPTLAAYHYFRGRVDKFVFEMEDISLKLLEELVYQPEKEQKEQ, from the coding sequence ATGAAAAATGCGATAAGAGTATTTTTTTGGACAATTATCCTTTTTGGCCTAACCCTAACTCTCTCCTATGCCCAAGAAATTGAAAGCGCATCAAAAGATTCTCAATGGGTTATCATATCCCTCTTTAAGAGGGGGGGTATCACCATGTATCCTATCTTTTTCTGTTCTGTACTCTCTCTGGCTATATGTCTGGAGCGCCTTTTTTATCTGAGAAAAAAGAGGATCGTCCATCCCGAATTTTTAGAAAATATCCAGAAGTACTGGTACAGGCATGAAACAAATAAAGCCATTTCAACGTGTCAAAAATATGATATATCGATTTCAAAGATCCTCAGGGCTGGTCTCTTAAGGTTTGGTCATGGCTTTAGAGAAATTGAGAGGGCAATTGAAGCGGCTGGACAGCATGAAACCTCTCTTCTCGTATCAAACCTGAGGATATTGGGTGCTATCGCCAATCTGGCACCGATGCTGGGTCTTCTCGGAACCGTTTTAGGAATGATCAAGGCCTTTAACGTTATCTCTCAAAGTGGAACAGGAAACCCAGGGCTTGTTGCCAGCGGTATATCTGAGGCATTGATAACAACAGCAGCTGGCCTCATGATAGGGATACCTACACTCGCAGCCTACCACTATTTCAGAGGAAGGGTTGATAAATTCGTATTTGAAATGGAAGATATATCATTAAAGCTTTTGGAAGAACTGGTCTACCAACCTGAAAAGGAACAAAAGGAACAATAA
- a CDS encoding biopolymer transporter ExbD, translating to MIFKKEAEEDYGLQLTPLIDVIFLLLIFFMVSTAFIDFTRRLDIKLPESKAADVIEKVKSFVIEMAVDKKIYLNSKEVTLNALESELKESSKKATHVSVIIKADKRLPYGNVIKVMGIVKDAKIRDIGVAVK from the coding sequence ATGATTTTCAAAAAAGAAGCAGAAGAGGATTACGGATTACAGTTAACTCCTCTCATCGATGTTATCTTTCTCCTTTTAATATTCTTTATGGTTTCAACGGCCTTTATCGATTTCACAAGGAGACTTGATATAAAGCTTCCCGAATCCAAGGCCGCAGATGTTATTGAAAAGGTCAAGAGCTTTGTTATCGAAATGGCTGTCGATAAAAAAATATATCTCAATAGCAAAGAGGTAACCCTAAATGCCCTCGAATCAGAATTAAAAGAATCCTCTAAAAAAGCAACCCATGTCTCTGTAATCATAAAGGCAGACAAAAGACTCCCCTATGGGAATGTTATTAAAGTAATGGGGATAGTAAAGGATGCAAAGATAAGAGATATCGGGGTTGCGGTGAAATAA
- a CDS encoding class I SAM-dependent methyltransferase yields the protein MIKKLYLNEEFILSLYKKYKWNLYGHWKYYRKHKKKYGRQQDIADCEICYMLIRETKPRVVVEISCGKGHSTQSILKALYDNRVGHLHSFEINPRHLEVAKQNAIDLGFEDLFSFYLGDVKVTFPKIIEQIGTIDYLLIDSDHSEDFGYWWKNNVLKYVKKNGLVSVHDIRWYNNSPYHPTYGEFKAVKEIMKNQDLTSYFSSPKSLALTWKKPIDVEPPPRIGQYSTLSKKIKRSYWFFKPKQPETFYFTYKGWQDF from the coding sequence ATGATAAAAAAATTATATCTTAATGAAGAATTTATTTTATCTTTATATAAAAAATATAAGTGGAATCTATATGGACACTGGAAATATTATAGAAAACATAAAAAAAAATATGGTCGGCAACAAGATATTGCTGATTGTGAGATATGTTACATGTTAATCAGAGAGACAAAACCAAGGGTTGTTGTAGAAATATCCTGTGGCAAAGGTCATAGTACTCAATCTATATTGAAAGCTCTTTATGATAATAGGGTTGGTCATCTTCACAGCTTTGAAATTAATCCCCGACATTTGGAGGTTGCCAAACAAAATGCAATTGATTTAGGATTTGAAGATCTATTCTCTTTTTATTTGGGAGATGTAAAGGTTACCTTCCCAAAAATTATTGAACAAATTGGCACGATAGATTATCTATTGATTGATAGTGATCATTCAGAAGATTTTGGTTATTGGTGGAAAAATAATGTCTTAAAATATGTGAAAAAAAATGGCTTAGTTTCTGTTCATGATATCAGATGGTATAATAACAGTCCCTACCACCCTACTTATGGTGAGTTCAAAGCAGTAAAAGAAATTATGAAGAATCAAGACTTAACTAGCTATTTTTCATCTCCAAAGTCATTAGCTTTAACATGGAAAAAACCAATTGATGTAGAACCACCACCAAGAATTGGACAGTATTCAACTCTCTCTAAGAAGATAAAACGTTCATATTGGTTTTTTAAACCAAAGCAGCCTGAAACATTTTATTTTACGTATAAGGGATGGCAAGATTTCTAA